One window of the Rhipicephalus microplus isolate Deutch F79 chromosome 2, USDA_Rmic, whole genome shotgun sequence genome contains the following:
- the LOC142776267 gene encoding uncharacterized protein LOC142776267, with translation MAHQLPEFEDAKDKWQAYLVKVEAYFEANDVKDDAKKRALLVAALGTKTIEILNGKVAPKKPNALTYAEVVQTLNSYYDPVPNEISESFKFFHRCQQEGESVHAFIVAIRQMAQNCNFSTMLDRMIRDRIVCGVRSKNLQKQLLAKKDLNLQEAEALALAAESAERDSQGITSDKEQASLLKLSAQYESRAKTAGVQQCNCCGKQGHRTNACRLIQRRCFKCTRRGHLARMCAVNDKTSRMLAVTAQATETEDSDNSASQIWSLTTKRSLIPPIRKEFAWNGIQVTMDIDTGSPVCVIPKSIYETYCHQWPQLQKSELQLSCYLGRLPLLGAITMPVSYEGTTVQCTLTVLDCEGPSLCGRDLLKKLTDECIQVLNVYPQPSRSSQAQEVIPKLLQKNADLFTEGTGLMKGPPARLHIKTGSTPKFFKEPEAETENLTEMVLLIDQLDEPAVSHKELQALTEADAVLQEACRYVTEGWPSVAGDSREMVEYWKRRHELSVEKGMLFWGHRVVIPRTAREKLLKLLHESHQGASTMKTRARVSFWWPGLDQDIQRAASDCKNCVQALPMPPERNRVSWPISRERWSRLHADYAGPISNKMLLVIVDAHSNWIEAIPVSRATANATVDSMRTLFSRFGLPRTIVTDNGTPFTGAEFAQFVQKNGIEHIRTPPYHPQSNGLAERAVRTLKDGLKRMPGVELSTALSRILCNYRNSPQASGVSPSELLLGYRLRSRLDICFSPRNHELPKNPGAESASWYFAPGDAVYVRNYGVGDKWTPGKVKSTSGARLVTVATEDGVVRRHVDQVRKRSSDTGASRETATPEEPPPEGQHRTTQDAPKCEADDLSESPVPELRRSTRIGKPVERYGS, from the exons ATGGCACACCAGCTACCGGAATTCGAAGACGCAAAAGATAAGTGGCAGGCGTACTTGGTAAAGGTGGAGGCTTACTTTGAAGCTAATGATGTGAAGGACGATGCTAAGAAGAGGGCCCTGCTGGTAGCCGCGCTTGGAACAAAGACAATTGAAATCTTGAACGGGAAAGTAGCGCCGAAGAAACCTAATGCTCTGACCTACGCGGAAGTTGTGCAGACGTTAAACAGCTACTACGACCCAGTGCCGAATGAAATTTCAGAAAGTTTCAAATTCTTCCATCGCTGCCAGCAAGAAGGGGAGTCTGTGCATGCATTTATTGTGGCAATTCGACAGATGGCCCAGAATTGCAACTTTTCGACGATGCTGGACAGAATGATAAGGGACCGTATTGTGTGTGGAGTCAGGTCCAAGAATTTGCAAAAGCAGCTGCTAGCAAAGAAAGACCTTAATCTTCAAGAAGCCGAGGCCCTTGCCCTGGCCGCAGAAAGCGCCGAACGCGATTCGCAAGGTATTACTTCGGACAAAGAGCAAGCGAGTTTGCTCAAGTTGAGTGCTCAATATGAGTCGCGCGCGAAGACGGCGGGCGTACAACAATGCAATTGTTGTGGAAAGCAGGGTCACAGAACCAATGCTTGTCGCCTAATCCAGCGCAGATGCTTCAAATGTACACGGCGAGGGCATTTAGCCAGAATGTGCGCGGTGAACGACAAAACAAGCAGAATGCTAGCAGTGACAGCACAGGCGACAGAAACGGAAGACAGTGATAACAGTGCGTCGCAGATTTGGTCGTTGACCACTAAGCGCTCGCTCATACCCCCTATAAGAAAGGAATTCGCGTGGAACGGCATTCAAGTAACGATGGACATCGATACGGGCTCGCCTGTTTGCGTCATTCCTAAGAGCATCTACGAGACGTACTGTCATCAGTGGCCGCAGCTACAGAAGTCAGAACTACAGCTTTCATGCTATCTGGGCAGACTTCCGCTTCTCGGCGCAATAACAATGCCGGTTTCCTACGAAGGTACAACAGTGCAATGTACTTTAACTGTTTTAGACTGCGAGGGGCCCAGTCTTTGCGGTCGGGATCTGCTGAAAAAATTAACCGACGAATGTATCCAGGTTCTCAACGTGTATCCGCAGCCTTCAAGGTCAAGCCAAGCCCAGGAGGTCATTCCGAAGCTGCTCCAGAAAAACGCTGACCTTTTCACTGAGGGCACTGGTCTCATGAAAGGTCCGCCGGCCCGACTGCATATCAAGACCGGATCAACCCCCAAGTTTTTCAAG GAGCCGGAAGCAGAAACGGAAAACCTCACGGAAATGGTGCTTCTCATTGACCAGCTGGACGAGCCCGCGGTTTCGCACAAAGAACTTCAAGCACTCACAGAAGCGGACGCCGTTTTACAAGAAGCATGTAGGTACGTGACTGAAGGATGGCCTTCCGTCGCGGGTGACAGCAGAGAAATGGTCGAATACTGGAAAAGGCGACATGAGTTGTCTGTCGAGAAGGGCATGTTATTCTGGGGCCATCGGGTAGTGATACCAAGAACGGCGCGTGAGAAGCTATTGAAATTGTTGCACGAATCGCATCAGGGAGCGTCCACCATGAAGACAAGGGCAAGGGTTAGCTTTTGGTGGCCCGGTCTGGATCAAGACATCCAGAGGGCCGCTTCAGACTGCAAAAATTGTGTGCAAGCTTTGCCTATGCCCCCGGAACGGAACCGCGTCAGTTGGCCAATTTCGCGTGAGAGGTGGTCGCGGTTGCACGCAGATTACGCAGGACCTATTTCCAACAAAATGCTGTTGGTAATCGTGGATGCACACAGCAATTGGATAGAAGCCATTCCAGTATCGCGAGCAACCGCTAATGCAACGGTGGATTCTATGCGAACCTTGTTCAGCCGTTTTGGATTACCGCGCACCATAGTTACCGACAACGGTACGCCTTTTACAGGGGCAGAATTTGCTCAATTTGTGCAGAAAAATGGAATCGAGCACATTCGTACCCCTCCTTACCACCCTCAAAGCAATGGGCTCGCAGAACGCGCCGTGCGAACCCTTAAGGATGGGTTGAAGAGAATGCCCGGAGTAGAACTGTCAACGGCTCTGTCAAGAATTCTTTGTAACTATAGGAATTCGCCACAAGCTTCAGGGGTTTCGCCGTCTGAGCTACTTTTGGGTTACCGTTTGCGTAGTAGACTGGATATTTGCTTTTCTCCCAGGAACCACGAATTGCCGAAGAATCCAGGTGCTGAGTCTGCGAGTTGGTACTTCGCTCCTGGAGATGCCGTCTATGTGCGCAACTACGGTGTTGGGGACAAGTGGACGCCAGGCAAAGTGAAATCGACGAGTGGGGCACGTCTCGTCACTGTAGCAACGGAAGACGGCGTCGTTCGACGTCATGTCGACCAGGTGCGAAAACGTTCATCCGACACAGGTGCAAGCCGAGAAACAGCGACTCCAGAAGAACCGCCACCCGAGGGACAACACCGAACCACCCAGGATGCTCCGAAATGCGAAGCGGATGACCTTTCCGAAAGCCCTGTCCCCGAGTTACGTCGGTCCACAAGAATCGGAAAGCCCGTGGAACGCTACGGCTCCTAG